Proteins encoded by one window of Methanothermobacter sp. K4:
- a CDS encoding acetolactate synthase large subunit, whose protein sequence is MKGGQAIIRSLLDQGADTVFGYPGGQLLPLYDMLYDSELKHILVRHEQCAAHAADGYARASGRVGVCIATSGPGATNLVTGIATAYMDSSPIVAIAGQVPTHLIGNDAFQEVDMIGITMPITKHSFQPSDAAEIPAMVRASFHIAKTGRPGPVVIDLPKDIQEQEVHDPLDELDLQGYRPTLRGHPLQIKRAAELIKRSEKPVILAGGGVIISGASKEIMELSELIKAPVTTTLLGKGSFPEDHPSAMGMLGMHGRKVANLTVDECDCLIAVGCRFSDRTTGNVAEFAPNARIIHVDIDPAEIGKNVAVDVPIVGDARKVLGELIAKLKKHGERDDEWLKGVQKFRTECMPRMSYDEVPLKPQQVIKEISQALDDETVVTTDVGQNQMWMAHFYTSRAPRKFISSGGLGTMGFGFPAAIGAKVALPENDVVAVCGDGGFLMVCQDLATIREYDIPVVICVMDNRHLGMVAQWQRLFYDERMSHTHLGEVPDFVKLAESFGIEAERVEKPGETAEALSRAIRSGEPALLDIVIDPEEILPMVPPGCGLTEIVGEYRVEREDPQEIRYSGVKEDGD, encoded by the coding sequence ATGAAAGGTGGCCAGGCAATAATCAGATCACTTCTGGATCAGGGAGCAGACACCGTATTCGGATACCCCGGTGGACAGTTACTGCCACTCTATGACATGCTCTATGATTCCGAACTCAAACACATCCTTGTAAGACATGAGCAGTGCGCAGCCCACGCCGCAGATGGATATGCAAGGGCCTCAGGCAGGGTGGGAGTCTGCATAGCAACCTCAGGGCCAGGAGCCACAAACCTTGTAACCGGCATCGCAACAGCCTACATGGACTCCTCACCAATAGTTGCAATTGCAGGTCAGGTCCCCACCCACCTCATCGGGAATGATGCCTTCCAGGAGGTGGACATGATAGGCATAACCATGCCCATCACAAAGCACAGCTTCCAGCCATCTGATGCTGCTGAAATCCCCGCAATGGTGAGGGCAAGCTTTCACATAGCAAAGACAGGTCGCCCTGGCCCCGTTGTCATAGACCTCCCAAAGGACATACAGGAACAGGAGGTCCATGACCCCCTTGATGAGCTGGACCTTCAGGGCTACAGGCCAACCCTCAGGGGCCACCCGCTCCAGATAAAGAGGGCTGCAGAGCTCATAAAGAGATCAGAAAAGCCAGTTATACTGGCGGGTGGTGGGGTGATAATATCAGGCGCCTCAAAGGAGATCATGGAGTTATCAGAACTCATAAAGGCCCCTGTGACCACCACACTCCTTGGTAAGGGTTCTTTTCCAGAGGACCATCCCTCGGCCATGGGTATGCTGGGTATGCACGGCCGCAAGGTTGCAAACCTCACAGTGGATGAGTGTGACTGCCTCATAGCAGTTGGATGCAGATTCTCAGACCGTACAACAGGTAACGTTGCAGAATTCGCCCCCAATGCCAGAATAATACACGTGGACATCGACCCTGCCGAGATAGGTAAAAACGTTGCCGTTGATGTCCCCATCGTCGGTGACGCCAGGAAAGTCCTGGGGGAACTTATAGCAAAACTCAAAAAACACGGCGAAAGGGATGATGAGTGGCTGAAGGGCGTTCAGAAATTCAGAACAGAATGCATGCCACGCATGAGTTATGACGAAGTCCCTCTGAAACCCCAGCAGGTTATAAAGGAAATAAGCCAGGCGCTGGATGATGAAACAGTTGTCACAACAGATGTTGGGCAGAACCAGATGTGGATGGCCCACTTCTACACCTCCAGGGCCCCCAGAAAATTCATATCATCCGGTGGCCTTGGGACCATGGGTTTCGGTTTTCCCGCCGCCATAGGGGCAAAGGTTGCCCTCCCGGAGAATGACGTTGTGGCTGTCTGTGGCGACGGCGGATTCCTCATGGTCTGCCAGGACCTTGCAACAATAAGGGAATACGACATACCCGTCGTGATATGTGTCATGGACAACCGCCACCTCGGTATGGTTGCCCAGTGGCAGCGCCTCTTCTATGATGAGAGGATGTCCCATACACACCTCGGTGAGGTCCCAGATTTCGTTAAACTGGCTGAATCCTTTGGAATTGAAGCTGAAAGGGTTGAAAAACCTGGTGAAACTGCTGAAGCCCTTTCAAGGGCCATAAGATCAGGTGAACCAGCCCTGCTGGATATAGTTATAGACCCAGAGGAGATACTCCCAATGGTCCCACCAGGTTGCGGTCTGACCGAAATAGTGGGGGAGTACAGGGTCGAAAGGGAGGATCCCCAGGAAATAAGATACTCTGGAGTGAAGGAGGACGGTGATTAA
- the ilvN gene encoding acetolactate synthase small subunit: MIKVKPDTHIISALVEHRPGVLQRVAGLFTRRGFNIESITVGESETPGIARMTIIARGDDRVLEQITKQLNKLIDVIKVRDLEPSSTVKRELCMVKVHAPSEKERSEIIQYTNIFRGRIVDVSSDALTVEVTGDSEKIDAFLELLRAFGIKELARTGPTAMSRGGRTI, translated from the coding sequence GTGATTAAGGTGAAACCAGATACACACATCATCAGTGCCCTTGTTGAGCACAGACCGGGTGTCCTTCAGAGGGTTGCGGGACTCTTCACAAGGCGTGGATTCAACATCGAAAGCATCACTGTAGGGGAATCCGAAACCCCTGGAATCGCCAGGATGACCATAATAGCCAGGGGAGACGACCGTGTGCTTGAACAGATAACCAAGCAGCTCAACAAGCTGATAGACGTTATAAAGGTCCGTGACCTTGAACCATCATCCACAGTTAAGAGGGAGCTATGCATGGTTAAGGTACACGCTCCATCAGAGAAGGAGAGGTCAGAGATAATACAGTACACCAACATCTTCAGGGGGAGGATAGTGGACGTAAGCAGTGACGCCCTTACAGTTGAGGTCACAGGGGACTCAGAGAAGATAGACGCCTTCCTTGAGCTCCTGAGGGCCTTCGGAATCAAAGAACTTGCAAGGACCGGGCCAACTGCAATGTCCCGTGGGGGCAGAACCATCTGA
- the ilvC gene encoding ketol-acid reductoisomerase yields MKIYYENDIDMEILADKKIAVIGYGSQGEAQARNMADSGLEVIVGLRRGGPSWKKAHDDGMNVMTVEDASREADIVHILIPDEIQETVFEQSIKPYLREGNTISFSHGYNIHYGYIRAPDGVNVTMVAPKGPGAMVRRTYLEGFGIPGLVAVEVDATGDALEQALAMAKACGLARAGVLETTFKEETETDLFGEQAVLCGGVTELINTAFRTLVRAGYQPEIAYFETCHELKLIVDLIYERGFQGMWHNVSNTAEFGGLTRRKRVITEETEEEMQKILEEIQNGKFAKEWTLENRAGAPMLKRMRALEGELEIEKVGSKLRKLCGLEK; encoded by the coding sequence ATGAAAATCTACTATGAAAATGACATTGACATGGAGATACTGGCAGATAAGAAGATAGCCGTGATAGGTTACGGCAGTCAGGGAGAAGCCCAGGCCAGGAACATGGCCGACAGCGGGCTGGAGGTTATAGTTGGGCTCAGAAGGGGAGGACCATCCTGGAAGAAGGCCCATGATGATGGTATGAACGTAATGACAGTTGAGGACGCCTCAAGGGAGGCCGACATCGTACACATACTCATACCCGACGAGATACAGGAGACGGTATTCGAGCAGTCCATAAAACCCTACCTCAGGGAGGGCAACACCATATCCTTCTCACATGGCTACAACATACACTATGGCTACATAAGGGCCCCTGATGGGGTGAACGTCACCATGGTGGCCCCTAAGGGTCCCGGTGCAATGGTGAGGAGAACCTACCTTGAGGGCTTCGGAATACCAGGTCTTGTGGCTGTTGAGGTGGATGCAACAGGGGACGCCCTTGAACAGGCCCTTGCCATGGCAAAGGCATGTGGACTTGCACGTGCAGGTGTCCTTGAGACCACCTTCAAGGAGGAAACAGAGACAGACCTCTTCGGTGAACAGGCCGTCCTCTGTGGTGGTGTAACAGAACTCATAAACACCGCATTCAGAACCCTTGTGAGGGCCGGGTATCAGCCAGAGATCGCCTACTTTGAGACATGCCATGAACTCAAACTGATAGTGGACCTCATCTATGAGAGGGGATTCCAGGGTATGTGGCACAATGTGAGTAACACAGCAGAGTTCGGGGGTCTTACAAGGAGAAAGAGGGTTATAACAGAGGAAACAGAGGAGGAAATGCAGAAAATACTGGAGGAGATCCAGAACGGTAAATTCGCCAAGGAGTGGACCCTTGAAAACAGGGCCGGTGCCCCGATGCTTAAAAGGATGAGGGCCCTTGAGGGAGAACTGGAAATAGAGAAGGTTGGATCAAAGCTCAGGAAACTCTGCGGCCTTGAAAAATAG
- a CDS encoding methanogenesis marker 12 protein, producing MVFVGMDHGTTGVSFTILGDETEHFKIGREELSAGRVSALEELEGRVSPEEIELMAITYAMGDGINRIKPIDRVKNRGIISIGGAGKVTGGGTAVYSEIESSGIPTVLIPGLHRNTPCLDERFRAAYSHHASPEKVSICYNAYLETGWENMIVSDISSNTVTMLIQDGRIIGAMDACIGAMGVIHGPLDLEMLRKIDDGEKTANECFSHAGAVKIAGIDTRVSRARDELLDMYLDGRKEAALALDTMIMTIAMEIWGLAGISERVDGIVLTGSMGAMREPYDFHGKLADMVKELAPVKRLDATSSSMGSAQIARDIHAGKREILGIDVDI from the coding sequence TTGGTATTTGTGGGTATGGACCATGGGACAACAGGCGTGTCCTTCACGATCCTTGGAGATGAAACCGAACACTTTAAGATAGGGAGGGAGGAACTCTCGGCGGGGAGGGTTTCCGCCCTTGAGGAGCTTGAAGGAAGGGTGTCCCCCGAAGAGATAGAACTCATGGCAATAACCTATGCAATGGGTGATGGTATAAACAGGATAAAGCCCATTGATCGTGTAAAGAACAGGGGTATCATCTCCATTGGAGGGGCCGGGAAGGTCACAGGTGGTGGGACAGCCGTTTACAGCGAAATAGAGTCCTCAGGAATACCCACTGTACTGATACCGGGCCTTCACCGCAACACCCCCTGCCTTGATGAGAGGTTCCGGGCAGCCTACTCCCACCATGCAAGTCCAGAGAAGGTGAGCATATGCTACAACGCATACCTGGAGACCGGCTGGGAGAACATGATAGTCTCCGATATAAGCTCCAACACGGTAACCATGCTCATACAGGATGGCAGGATAATCGGTGCAATGGATGCCTGTATAGGTGCCATGGGGGTTATACATGGACCCCTTGACCTTGAAATGCTCAGAAAAATAGATGATGGTGAAAAAACCGCCAACGAGTGTTTTTCACATGCAGGGGCTGTTAAGATAGCCGGCATAGATACAAGAGTTTCCCGTGCAAGGGATGAACTCCTCGATATGTACCTTGATGGAAGGAAGGAAGCTGCTCTTGCACTTGATACAATGATAATGACGATAGCCATGGAGATATGGGGACTTGCAGGCATCTCAGAGCGTGTTGATGGAATCGTTCTCACTGGATCAATGGGTGCCATGAGGGAACCCTACGACTTCCACGGAAAACTTGCTGATATGGTGAAGGAACTGGCCCCTGTGAAGAGGCTGGATGCAACCTCCAGTTCCATGGGAAGTGCGCAGATAGCGCGTGATATACACGCTGGTAAAAGAGAGATTCTTGGAATAGATGTTGATATCTAA
- a CDS encoding LSM domain-containing protein: MKGDDKEFRVNKQFLKFKNRNVLLTLKNNEEARGKLISIDNYLNTVLQTEEGIRFIKGTKIAFIAME, translated from the coding sequence ATGAAAGGCGATGATAAGGAGTTCAGGGTTAACAAGCAGTTCCTGAAATTTAAAAACAGGAATGTTCTTCTAACACTCAAAAACAATGAAGAGGCAAGGGGAAAACTCATATCAATAGATAATTACCTTAACACGGTTCTTCAGACTGAAGAGGGCATCAGGTTCATTAAGGGAACCAAGATAGCGTTCATTGCAATGGAATAA
- a CDS encoding winged helix-turn-helix domain-containing protein yields MKRLLWWLIAATRGGVNRARIIRMLHERPYNTNQLAEALNLDYKTVQHHLGVLEKNKIIVSSGERYGKMYFLSDVMEENYDLFEDILDRMRGVDV; encoded by the coding sequence ATGAAGAGGCTCCTGTGGTGGCTTATTGCGGCGACACGTGGGGGAGTGAACCGTGCAAGGATAATCAGAATGCTGCATGAGAGGCCATACAATACCAACCAGCTGGCAGAGGCTCTTAACCTGGACTATAAGACTGTTCAGCATCACTTAGGGGTTCTTGAGAAGAATAAAATCATAGTATCGTCAGGTGAGAGGTACGGAAAGATGTACTTTCTTTCAGATGTGATGGAGGAGAATTACGACTTATTTGAGGACATACTGGATAGGATGCGGGGGGTTGATGTATGA
- the surE gene encoding 5'/3'-nucleotidase SurE: MKILITNDDGVNSSGILAAKKAVENLGETIIVAPATQQSGIGHALTLFEPIRVSEVTLRDGSEAYAVSGTPTDAVIIGIFELMDEKPDLVISGINMGENLGKSELTTSGTIGAAMEAAVHGVPSLAVSLQVRRGDIKFHDGHVDVDFSLASELTERVASRILRKGLPDGVDFLNLNIPSHPSGNDIRITRLGDRMYNVHIKKRLDPRGRPYYWIDGDPAGRDAPGTDVHTLKAENTATLTPVSLDCTAPLDSMRGWLE; this comes from the coding sequence ATGAAGATTCTCATAACAAATGATGACGGAGTGAACTCATCCGGGATTTTAGCGGCGAAGAAGGCTGTTGAAAACCTTGGAGAGACCATTATAGTGGCTCCAGCCACCCAGCAGAGCGGCATAGGTCATGCCCTCACCCTCTTTGAGCCCATAAGGGTTAGCGAGGTCACCCTCAGGGACGGTTCAGAGGCCTACGCGGTTTCAGGGACACCAACAGACGCTGTGATAATAGGGATATTCGAGCTGATGGATGAGAAACCTGACCTTGTAATATCCGGCATAAACATGGGGGAAAACCTTGGAAAATCTGAACTCACAACATCAGGCACAATAGGTGCCGCAATGGAGGCGGCGGTTCATGGTGTACCCTCCCTTGCAGTTTCACTCCAGGTGAGGAGGGGGGACATCAAGTTTCATGATGGCCACGTGGATGTGGACTTTTCACTGGCATCTGAGCTGACGGAACGGGTCGCATCCAGGATACTCAGAAAGGGATTGCCTGATGGCGTTGATTTCCTCAACCTTAACATCCCATCACACCCCTCAGGGAATGATATACGCATAACACGACTTGGGGACAGGATGTACAATGTCCACATCAAGAAAAGGCTGGATCCAAGGGGGAGGCCCTACTACTGGATTGATGGCGACCCTGCAGGTAGAGACGCCCCTGGAACAGATGTCCATACCCTGAAGGCTGAAAACACTGCAACCCTCACACCCGTATCCCTTGACTGCACCGCGCCCCTTGACTCAATGAGGGGATGGCTTGAGTAG
- a CDS encoding restriction endonuclease has protein sequence MEELKKQKLVDFIAKVMEDSGFKVYKDFRTSQHIVDIYGILPTTLGDIGVVVACKNYDENWKVGMDVLKEMEMAAKTLKASKVVIVTTSDFSSQARNYAVKRNMKLIDRNGLIKIAEEFSKKIQVPEEEEEDEYYEEEVEVYGPPSTIFHTGHAGSQRGLLSRRERRQPLTPIIRGLLQNTIILIITVVAVSFLIATILQIAAGLGTSITGIVKIMIAAALSYGIPYLVEEDGAVIMIKGTIVFFSSLLLLVILILI, from the coding sequence GTGGAGGAATTGAAGAAGCAGAAACTCGTGGATTTCATCGCCAAAGTCATGGAGGATTCTGGTTTCAAGGTTTACAAGGATTTCAGAACCTCCCAGCACATAGTGGACATATATGGTATTCTCCCCACCACCCTCGGGGATATAGGGGTTGTCGTAGCCTGTAAGAACTATGATGAAAACTGGAAGGTTGGCATGGACGTTTTAAAGGAAATGGAAATGGCTGCAAAGACCCTGAAGGCCTCCAAGGTCGTGATTGTTACAACATCCGATTTCTCATCCCAGGCCAGAAACTATGCTGTTAAGAGGAACATGAAGTTGATAGACAGGAATGGTCTCATAAAGATTGCTGAGGAGTTTTCAAAGAAAATTCAGGTCCCTGAAGAAGAGGAAGAGGATGAATACTACGAGGAGGAGGTTGAAGTATACGGGCCCCCCTCAACCATATTTCATACAGGGCATGCAGGGTCCCAGAGGGGACTTCTATCAAGGAGGGAAAGGCGCCAGCCCCTTACCCCCATTATAAGGGGTCTCCTGCAGAACACCATCATACTCATAATAACCGTTGTGGCGGTGTCCTTCCTGATTGCAACCATACTGCAGATAGCTGCGGGCCTGGGGACAAGCATCACGGGTATCGTGAAGATAATGATTGCCGCCGCCCTCTCCTATGGTATACCCTATCTTGTTGAGGAGGACGGTGCTGTTATAATGATAAAGGGGACAATAGTGTTCTTCAGTTCACTTCTACTCCTTGTCATACTGATACTGATCTAA
- a CDS encoding DUF11 domain-containing protein: MHRFFVLALLFMALGTVSAQETEDNVQIMDLAVDAEYLDLDENIIDSTSVGDEVFEGVAVTNKLPSAATGVKVTITRSSSYPFEYLEHEVSWDNGATWIYNDPSYNPSTSVWLIGTLPAGAVYKLVVHQRAVAAGTAQFTATVSGDLPDINASNDQDTATINVNESSGEPESQVTGAEMVPMQETGASAGLLVAGMFILGAGLVISRR, from the coding sequence ATGCACAGATTTTTTGTCCTTGCGTTGCTATTCATGGCACTGGGGACTGTGAGTGCCCAGGAAACAGAAGACAATGTACAGATCATGGATCTTGCAGTGGATGCAGAATACCTTGATCTTGATGAAAACATTATAGACAGCACCTCTGTTGGAGATGAGGTTTTTGAGGGAGTGGCAGTCACAAACAAGTTACCATCCGCCGCAACTGGAGTTAAGGTCACCATCACAAGGAGCAGCAGTTATCCCTTTGAATACCTTGAACATGAGGTATCCTGGGACAATGGGGCCACATGGATCTACAATGACCCATCATACAATCCATCAACCAGCGTGTGGCTCATTGGGACCCTACCAGCCGGCGCAGTCTATAAACTCGTTGTACACCAGAGGGCCGTGGCAGCTGGAACAGCACAGTTCACTGCAACCGTCTCAGGTGATCTGCCTGATATAAATGCCAGCAATGACCAGGATACTGCAACCATTAACGTCAATGAATCGTCTGGAGAACCAGAGTCTCAGGTAACAGGCGCAGAAATGGTTCCCATGCAGGAGACTGGTGCATCCGCAGGATTACTCGTGGCAGGGATGTTTATCCTTGGTGCGGGGCTGGTTATCTCAAGAAGATAA
- the ilvE gene encoding branched-chain-amino-acid transaminase, with protein MSCEASGKIWFNGEMVDWKEATVHVLSHVVHYGSAVFEGIRCYRNKNGSAIFRLREHVRRLFDSAKIYRMEIPYTQEQICDAIIETVRENQLDECYIRPVVYRGYGEMGVHPVNCPVEVAIAAWEWGAYLGAEALEVGVDVGVSTWRRMAPNTMPNLAKAGGNYLNSQLAKMEAVRHGYDEAIMLDYHGYVSEGSGENIFIVTDGELQTPPVSSSLLKGITRDSVMKIARAEGVPVHEEPITREMLYLADEIFFTGTAAEITPVRSVDGIEIGSGRRGPVTEMLQNEFFRIIRAESEDSFGWLTYL; from the coding sequence ATGTCATGCGAAGCCAGTGGAAAGATATGGTTTAACGGTGAAATGGTTGATTGGAAAGAAGCCACGGTACATGTCCTTTCACATGTTGTGCACTATGGATCCGCAGTATTTGAGGGAATAAGGTGCTACAGGAACAAAAATGGATCCGCCATTTTCCGTTTGCGGGAGCATGTAAGGAGGCTCTTTGATTCTGCCAAGATATACAGGATGGAGATCCCCTACACCCAGGAGCAGATATGCGATGCAATAATTGAGACCGTCAGGGAGAACCAGCTCGATGAGTGCTACATAAGGCCAGTTGTCTACAGGGGGTACGGAGAGATGGGCGTTCACCCGGTTAACTGCCCTGTCGAGGTTGCCATAGCTGCCTGGGAATGGGGGGCCTACCTGGGGGCAGAGGCCCTGGAGGTGGGTGTTGACGTGGGTGTTTCAACCTGGCGAAGGATGGCCCCAAACACCATGCCAAACCTTGCAAAGGCCGGTGGAAACTACCTTAACTCCCAGCTGGCCAAGATGGAGGCTGTTAGACATGGTTATGACGAGGCAATAATGCTGGACTACCATGGCTATGTCAGTGAGGGCAGCGGGGAGAACATATTCATCGTAACTGATGGTGAACTGCAGACCCCACCTGTCTCCTCATCCCTCCTTAAGGGTATAACAAGGGACTCTGTGATGAAGATAGCCAGGGCCGAGGGCGTCCCTGTCCATGAAGAACCTATTACAAGGGAGATGCTTTACCTTGCAGATGAAATCTTCTTCACAGGTACAGCCGCAGAGATAACCCCTGTAAGGTCCGTTGATGGTATAGAGATAGGTTCAGGTCGGAGGGGGCCTGTGACAGAGATGCTGCAGAATGAGTTCTTCAGGATAATCAGGGCCGAATCAGAAGACAGCTTCGGATGGTTAACCTACCTATAA
- the uppP gene encoding undecaprenyl-diphosphatase UppP, which produces MDVLQAIIIGIVQGLTEFLPISSSGHLVLVPEIMGVKSSLAFDTVLHVGTLVAVVTYFWSDIVHMIRSFISSLTDIPGGNFREGIEEDPFKRLAWMVIIGTIPAGLAGVLFKDFFESLFNSITAVGFFLIVTGLLLWGSERISARIKEKLPVEKLGVRDSLIIGGAQALAIAPGISRSGATISAGLFLGFERELAARYSFILSIPAILGAALIQVKDISAGMDLLGASMIAGFIASAVSGYIAIKFLLKLIRERDLYVFAYYCFALGLLILGVSLL; this is translated from the coding sequence ATGGATGTTCTTCAGGCGATAATAATCGGAATTGTTCAGGGCCTCACAGAGTTCCTCCCAATAAGCAGCTCAGGCCACCTTGTGCTTGTACCTGAAATAATGGGTGTTAAATCCAGCCTTGCATTTGACACGGTACTCCATGTGGGAACCCTGGTGGCTGTTGTCACCTACTTCTGGAGTGACATAGTCCACATGATAAGGTCATTCATCTCAAGTCTTACAGATATTCCCGGAGGCAACTTCAGGGAGGGTATAGAGGAGGACCCATTTAAGAGGCTGGCCTGGATGGTTATCATAGGTACCATCCCCGCCGGGCTTGCAGGTGTATTATTCAAGGACTTCTTCGAATCCCTATTCAATAGCATAACAGCCGTTGGATTTTTCCTCATAGTAACTGGTCTTCTCCTGTGGGGTTCGGAGAGGATCAGCGCCAGGATAAAGGAAAAACTTCCTGTTGAAAAACTGGGTGTAAGGGATTCACTCATAATAGGGGGTGCCCAGGCACTGGCAATAGCCCCCGGCATATCCCGTTCCGGTGCAACCATATCTGCAGGCCTCTTCCTTGGATTTGAAAGGGAGCTTGCAGCAAGGTACAGCTTCATTCTATCCATACCCGCCATACTTGGGGCTGCCCTCATCCAGGTCAAGGATATCAGTGCAGGTATGGACCTCCTGGGTGCCAGTATGATTGCGGGTTTCATTGCATCTGCGGTATCAGGTTACATTGCAATAAAGTTCCTGCTGAAGCTCATAAGGGAAAGGGATCTCTACGTTTTCGCCTACTACTGCTTTGCACTGGGTCTCCTGATCCTCGGGGTGTCACTCCTCTGA
- the cobT gene encoding nicotinate mononucleotide-dependent phosphoribosyltransferase CobT — MFDGLRIYGSGDHLEGVLDRKSLFICAVATTETSRIPGITGAGAGPDLTEYTPAADVELIVHDAPRCLPEIPQTIVEGESAPTPAVITKASLELAEVPFMVADAGASVKPDVPYININSGHGGDIRTGRAVDNPERIYERGFMAGRTLSELTEHLVVGESTPAGTTTALGVLTALGYDADFRVSASLPENPHNLKRDVVMEGLRNAGLKKGDCSEEPFRAVAAVGDPMIPAVAGMCMGSSVPVTLAGGTQMTAVCALMKAIDPEFDFSGTAIATTIFVAEDETSDIKRIVEQIGEIDIYAVDPGFERASHRGLHEYLNGSVKEGVGAGGAMMLALLHGIPVESIRRRVEELCNTIL; from the coding sequence ATGTTTGATGGACTTAGGATTTATGGATCAGGTGATCACCTGGAGGGGGTTCTCGACAGGAAGTCCCTCTTCATATGTGCAGTTGCAACAACCGAAACATCAAGGATTCCAGGTATAACAGGGGCCGGGGCCGGACCAGACCTTACTGAGTACACACCTGCAGCGGATGTCGAGCTCATTGTACATGACGCTCCGAGGTGTCTTCCTGAGATACCCCAGACAATTGTGGAGGGTGAATCTGCACCAACACCTGCGGTTATAACAAAGGCCTCCCTTGAACTGGCTGAGGTACCCTTCATGGTTGCGGATGCAGGGGCCTCGGTGAAACCTGATGTGCCCTATATAAACATCAACTCAGGGCATGGAGGGGATATAAGAACAGGGAGGGCTGTGGATAACCCTGAGAGAATATATGAGAGGGGTTTCATGGCTGGCAGGACACTCTCAGAACTCACAGAGCACCTCGTGGTTGGTGAAAGCACACCAGCCGGTACAACAACCGCCCTGGGGGTCCTGACGGCCCTTGGCTATGATGCTGATTTCAGGGTCAGTGCAAGTCTCCCTGAAAATCCCCACAATCTCAAGAGGGATGTTGTAATGGAGGGACTCAGGAATGCAGGTCTTAAGAAGGGTGATTGCAGTGAAGAACCATTCAGGGCTGTTGCCGCAGTCGGTGACCCAATGATACCGGCAGTTGCAGGTATGTGTATGGGAAGCAGTGTCCCTGTAACACTTGCAGGGGGGACCCAGATGACCGCGGTGTGCGCCCTCATGAAGGCAATTGATCCTGAATTTGACTTTTCAGGCACAGCAATTGCAACAACCATATTCGTTGCAGAGGATGAAACATCGGATATAAAAAGGATCGTCGAACAGATAGGTGAAATCGATATCTACGCAGTTGACCCTGGCTTTGAGAGGGCATCCCACAGGGGTCTTCACGAGTACCTCAATGGTTCGGTCAAGGAGGGTGTGGGTGCCGGGGGCGCAATGATGCTGGCACTTCTTCACGGGATACCCGTTGAGAGCATAAGGAGGAGGGTTGAGGAACTCTGCAACACAATACTCTGA